In Streptomyces sp. NBC_01717, one DNA window encodes the following:
- a CDS encoding aldehyde dehydrogenase family protein, protein MTAPAIDTEPLNQALAELREGAASWTTTPIAERIALLERLLPRIADSAADMAAAGARAKGYGPDSPWAAEDWIGAPWALAQNVSACLHVLRRIAAGKEPVDAGAVHVRDGRTRVDVFPATGWDTLLLNGFTAQVWMRSGITAQRVRDRAAGEYRGRPGRPAVALVLGAGNVAAITALDILHKLYAEGQVVVAKMNPVNAYLRPHFEHVFAEFVERGWVRFIDGGAAEGSYLATHDGVDTIHVTGSDRTHDAIVWGTDEQAAERRREDRPLIGKPFSSELGGVSPCIVTPGPWSAADFRFQAEHIVTSKMNNSGHNCIASQILVLPREWDGTERLLEEIRRVLRALPPRTDYYPGAAQRLGAVLEAHPQAESHGDGDCRILVPDITDHDDMLITDEIFGSALGVVRLPGDTPAEFLRHAVDFANDELPGTLGATLIVHPRTENAHRTAVETAVAELRYGTLGVNCWSAIGFLLGYTPWGAHPGHTRQDIGSGIGFVHNAFMLEDIEKTVLRAPFAPTPRGLFTGSPSLSPRPPYFVTNRTSRTTIERVTRFTAAPGIAKLPAVFVSALRG, encoded by the coding sequence GTGACCGCCCCTGCCATCGACACCGAACCACTGAACCAGGCCCTCGCCGAGCTGCGCGAAGGAGCCGCGTCGTGGACCACCACCCCGATCGCCGAACGGATCGCGCTGCTGGAGCGGTTGCTGCCGCGGATCGCCGACAGCGCCGCCGACATGGCCGCAGCCGGCGCCCGCGCCAAGGGATACGGACCCGACTCCCCATGGGCGGCCGAGGACTGGATCGGCGCCCCATGGGCGCTCGCCCAGAACGTCAGTGCCTGCCTGCATGTGCTGCGTCGGATCGCGGCAGGCAAGGAACCGGTCGACGCCGGAGCGGTGCACGTGCGCGACGGCCGCACCCGGGTCGACGTCTTCCCCGCCACCGGATGGGACACCCTGCTGCTCAACGGGTTCACCGCCCAGGTGTGGATGCGCTCAGGCATCACCGCACAGCGGGTACGGGACCGGGCCGCCGGCGAGTACCGCGGCCGGCCCGGACGCCCGGCCGTCGCCCTGGTCCTGGGTGCGGGCAACGTCGCGGCCATCACCGCGCTCGACATCCTCCACAAGCTCTACGCCGAGGGCCAGGTCGTCGTCGCGAAGATGAACCCGGTCAACGCCTATCTCCGCCCGCACTTCGAGCACGTCTTCGCCGAGTTCGTCGAGCGCGGCTGGGTGCGCTTCATCGACGGCGGCGCAGCCGAGGGCAGTTACCTGGCCACCCACGACGGTGTGGACACCATCCACGTCACCGGCAGCGACCGCACCCACGACGCCATCGTGTGGGGCACCGACGAGCAGGCGGCCGAGCGCCGCCGTGAGGACAGGCCGCTGATCGGAAAGCCGTTCTCCAGCGAGCTGGGCGGGGTCAGCCCCTGCATCGTGACCCCCGGCCCCTGGAGCGCGGCGGACTTCCGCTTCCAGGCCGAACACATCGTCACCAGCAAGATGAACAACTCCGGCCACAACTGCATCGCCAGCCAGATCCTGGTCCTGCCCCGGGAGTGGGACGGCACCGAGCGGCTGCTGGAGGAGATCCGGCGGGTGCTGCGCGCACTGCCGCCGCGCACCGACTACTACCCCGGCGCCGCCCAGCGTCTCGGCGCCGTGCTCGAGGCCCACCCGCAGGCCGAGTCCCACGGCGACGGAGACTGCCGCATCCTGGTCCCCGACATCACCGACCACGACGACATGCTGATCACCGACGAGATCTTCGGCAGCGCCCTCGGCGTCGTACGGCTCCCGGGCGACACCCCGGCCGAATTCCTGCGCCACGCCGTCGACTTCGCCAACGACGAACTCCCCGGCACACTCGGTGCGACCCTCATCGTCCACCCCAGGACCGAGAACGCCCACCGCACCGCCGTGGAGACAGCCGTCGCCGAGCTGCGCTACGGAACCCTCGGCGTCAACTGCTGGTCCGCGATCGGATTCCTGCTCGGCTACACCCCGTGGGGCGCCCACCCCGGCCACACCCGCCAGGACATCGGCAGTGGCATCGGCTTCGTCCACAACGCCTTCATGCTCGAGGACATCGAGAAGACCGTGCTGCGCGCGCCCTTCGCCCCCACTCCACGCGGTCTGTTCACCGGCTCCCCGTCGCTGTCCCCGCGCCCGCCGTACTTCGTCACCAACCGCACGTCCCGTACGACCATCGAACGCGTCACCCGCTTCACCGCCGCGCCCGGCATCGCCAAGCTGCCGGCCGTCTTCGTCTCCGCGCTGCGCGGCTGA
- a CDS encoding MFS transporter, whose translation MTAADTAPRKTESPTDRSSGARAWIVTGLLVVFMMVNFADKSVFGLAADEIRADMGLSATEFGLANSAFFLLFSVAAATVGLLSDRVRPKWLLLTMAVLWSVAQTPAALGGGLAVLIGSRILLGAAEGPAFPVAQQAALSWFPNHRRNLPGALVTLGVTLGVITAAPGLTWVIHHHGWRAALWVVAAAGALWALLWAVLGAEGTYRTDTAETPSVDSAAKPAYRRIFGSRTWIGTTAAYFTSYWCVALMLVWMPSYLRNGLGHSAAASGELVALPWAMGALVLLGQAALTGWLMRRGVSSRWARGRVGGSLLLLGAAACLALPLVDGAGAKTALLVVGFGLGGAFPTVAVTTVAELAPPARRGGALGTMNATVTTAGLIAPAVVGSLVDSHGAAGYQTAVVLSGALLLLGALAAFTLIDPARDTARLDV comes from the coding sequence GTGACCGCCGCCGACACCGCACCCAGAAAGACCGAGTCCCCGACAGACCGCAGCTCCGGCGCCCGCGCCTGGATCGTCACCGGCCTGCTCGTGGTCTTCATGATGGTCAACTTCGCGGACAAGTCCGTGTTCGGCCTCGCGGCCGACGAGATCCGTGCGGACATGGGTCTGTCCGCCACCGAGTTCGGGCTCGCCAACAGCGCCTTCTTCCTGCTGTTCTCGGTGGCCGCCGCCACCGTGGGTCTGCTGTCCGACCGGGTGCGGCCCAAGTGGCTGCTGCTCACCATGGCGGTGCTCTGGTCGGTGGCGCAGACGCCCGCGGCCCTGGGCGGCGGCCTGGCCGTACTGATCGGCTCACGGATCCTGCTGGGCGCGGCGGAGGGTCCCGCCTTCCCCGTAGCCCAGCAGGCCGCGCTGTCCTGGTTCCCCAACCACCGGCGCAACCTCCCCGGGGCGCTGGTCACCCTCGGCGTCACCCTCGGCGTGATCACCGCCGCCCCCGGCCTGACCTGGGTCATCCACCACCACGGCTGGCGCGCCGCCCTCTGGGTGGTCGCGGCCGCCGGTGCGCTGTGGGCCCTGCTCTGGGCGGTGCTCGGTGCCGAGGGCACGTACCGCACCGACACCGCGGAGACACCGTCCGTCGACTCCGCAGCGAAGCCCGCCTACCGTCGGATCTTCGGCAGCCGTACCTGGATCGGCACCACCGCTGCGTACTTCACCAGCTACTGGTGCGTGGCGCTGATGCTCGTCTGGATGCCCTCCTACCTGCGCAACGGTCTCGGCCACTCCGCCGCCGCCTCCGGAGAGCTCGTCGCCCTGCCCTGGGCCATGGGCGCCCTGGTGCTGCTGGGCCAGGCGGCGCTCACCGGCTGGCTCATGCGCCGCGGAGTCAGCAGCCGCTGGGCGCGTGGCCGGGTCGGCGGCAGCCTGCTGCTGCTCGGTGCGGCCGCCTGCCTGGCCCTGCCGCTGGTGGACGGTGCCGGCGCGAAGACCGCGCTGCTGGTGGTGGGCTTCGGCCTGGGCGGAGCGTTCCCGACCGTCGCGGTCACCACCGTCGCCGAGCTGGCCCCGCCCGCCCGGCGTGGTGGCGCCCTCGGCACGATGAACGCCACCGTGACCACCGCGGGCCTCATCGCCCCCGCCGTCGTCGGATCTCTGGTCGACAGCCACGGCGCGGCGGGATACCAGACCGCCGTCGTGCTCTCCGGCGCCTTGCTGCTGCTGGGCGCGCTCGCCGCCTTCACCCTGATCGACCCGGCTCGCGACACCGCTCGTCTGGACGTCTGA
- a CDS encoding TauD/TfdA dioxygenase family protein has product MAADVATPKPALDKPLMHYGRRVLERTAPGSAETEYRILGICPLTPHIGAEVSGVDLSQPIGDGLAEELRHALLEWKVIFFRDQPRFASEHHVALAAVWGEPEVNPFFPKGETVGVSRLAKDAMTVGSENIWHSDHSFMAAPALGSVLRAVEVPPAGGDTMWADMAVAYDNLSESMKARIDGLTAVHDWVPSWGSLMTEEQVARFRETLPPVEHPVVVRHPQSGRKVLYVNEPFTTRIVGLSDTESRELLDELVLQARIPEFQVRFRWQPDSVAIWDNIAVQHYAINDYYPQRRVMERIAIAGVPLS; this is encoded by the coding sequence ATGGCCGCAGACGTCGCCACCCCCAAGCCCGCCCTCGACAAGCCCTTGATGCACTACGGGCGCCGCGTTCTGGAGCGCACCGCTCCCGGCAGCGCCGAGACGGAGTACCGGATTCTGGGCATCTGCCCGCTCACCCCCCACATCGGTGCCGAGGTCAGCGGTGTCGACCTCTCGCAGCCGATCGGTGACGGCCTCGCCGAGGAGCTGCGGCACGCACTGCTGGAGTGGAAGGTGATCTTCTTCCGTGACCAGCCCCGCTTTGCTTCCGAGCACCACGTCGCGCTCGCAGCGGTGTGGGGCGAGCCGGAGGTGAACCCGTTCTTCCCCAAGGGCGAAACCGTCGGTGTCTCCCGGCTGGCCAAGGACGCCATGACCGTCGGCAGCGAGAACATCTGGCACAGCGACCACTCCTTCATGGCCGCGCCCGCCCTGGGTTCCGTACTGCGCGCCGTCGAGGTGCCGCCGGCCGGCGGCGACACGATGTGGGCGGACATGGCCGTCGCCTACGACAACCTCTCCGAGTCGATGAAGGCCCGGATCGACGGACTCACGGCGGTGCACGACTGGGTGCCCAGCTGGGGATCGCTGATGACCGAGGAGCAGGTCGCCCGGTTCCGGGAGACGCTGCCGCCGGTGGAGCACCCGGTGGTCGTCCGCCACCCGCAGTCCGGACGCAAGGTGCTCTACGTCAACGAGCCCTTCACCACGCGGATCGTCGGCCTGTCCGACACCGAGAGCCGCGAGCTGCTCGACGAGCTCGTCCTCCAGGCCCGTATCCCCGAGTTCCAGGTGCGTTTCCGCTGGCAGCCGGACTCCGTCGCGATCTGGGACAACATCGCGGTCCAGCACTACGCGATCAACGACTACTACCCGCAGCGGCGTGTCATGGAGCGGATCGCCATCGCGGGAGTCCCGCTCTCCTGA
- a CDS encoding TetR/AcrR family transcriptional regulator encodes MVEKQTRDAARGPGRPREERVTRAVLDAVLALVAEKGMNALTMDAVAVRAEVSKPAIYRRWPTKQDLIIAAAESRVGPLSIPDLGDFRAELRAVLTARVEVYRVPGMNRLIAEVLSAAADPGAGRSAYQAYINRVMGETGRILERGIVRGDVRSDTDVRAAATMVAAPLVFRLVAEQELPDSHLVESVVELVGRAVGVQH; translated from the coding sequence ATGGTCGAAAAGCAGACTCGGGACGCAGCACGAGGGCCGGGGCGCCCCCGGGAGGAGCGGGTCACCCGCGCGGTGCTCGACGCGGTGCTCGCGCTGGTCGCGGAGAAGGGGATGAACGCGCTCACGATGGACGCCGTGGCCGTGCGGGCCGAGGTGAGCAAGCCGGCCATCTACCGGCGCTGGCCCACCAAACAGGACCTGATCATCGCGGCCGCCGAGTCACGCGTCGGCCCCCTGTCCATCCCGGACCTTGGGGACTTCCGCGCCGAGCTTCGGGCCGTGCTCACCGCTCGTGTGGAGGTGTACCGGGTGCCCGGGATGAACCGTCTGATCGCAGAAGTGCTCAGCGCTGCGGCCGACCCGGGGGCCGGACGCAGCGCGTACCAGGCGTACATCAACCGGGTCATGGGTGAGACCGGGCGCATCCTGGAGCGCGGCATCGTGCGCGGGGACGTGCGGTCGGACACCGACGTCCGGGCCGCCGCCACCATGGTGGCGGCGCCGTTGGTGTTCCGCCTGGTGGCGGAGCAGGAGCTGCCGGACAGCCACCTGGTGGAGTCGGTGGTCGAGCTCGTCGGTCGCGCCGTCGGAGTGCAGCACTGA
- a CDS encoding LuxR C-terminal-related transcriptional regulator: protein MADRERKVLKRPAGGAAGRDIAAELNITGNAVHSYLDRLRRKERISPKGQIRPGSRCANESAVVPKDKTSHSSP, encoded by the coding sequence ATTGCCGACCGCGAGAGAAAGGTCCTGAAGCGGCCTGCCGGCGGTGCGGCAGGTCGGGATATCGCCGCCGAGTTGAACATCACTGGAAACGCAGTACATTCGTATCTGGATCGGCTGCGTAGGAAAGAGCGGATCTCACCGAAGGGCCAGATCCGGCCCGGCTCGCGCTGCGCCAATGAGTCGGCGGTTGTGCCCAAAGATAAGACCAGCCATTCTTCCCCTTGA
- a CDS encoding DUF5819 family protein — translation MPAVQPPTRIWFRTGNAMQPPDVREPGEELPDPAPDGQAPGGAGEGAGSPADHAGRRGGMSALSPVSVIIIVLSVVGVAVAAVVHSVMLFLNIAPLNTVSQKHAAGLNSYIYPEFAQDWKLFAPNPTSANTHVQARVKVLMPDGALKTTGWMDLTAMDETWIVHNPLPSQAHQNQLRGAWSNYVSTLDDKGRPVGLFGNLMQQYLLRIAAQRFGPHYDGGTVQLVQLRSASTPIAAPSWSNQYVDTTTGYLVEPWWTVKAEDFK, via the coding sequence ATGCCCGCGGTGCAGCCACCTACCCGCATCTGGTTCCGGACTGGGAATGCCATGCAGCCGCCTGATGTCAGGGAACCGGGCGAGGAACTGCCGGACCCCGCGCCGGACGGACAAGCTCCGGGAGGTGCGGGTGAGGGGGCCGGGTCGCCGGCGGATCATGCCGGCAGACGGGGCGGGATGTCCGCTCTCTCACCGGTATCGGTGATCATCATCGTGCTCTCGGTGGTGGGCGTCGCGGTCGCGGCTGTCGTGCACTCGGTGATGCTCTTCCTCAATATCGCCCCTTTGAACACCGTCTCCCAGAAGCACGCCGCGGGCCTCAACAGCTACATCTATCCCGAGTTCGCACAGGACTGGAAGCTCTTCGCCCCCAACCCGACGTCGGCAAATACACATGTGCAGGCTCGCGTGAAGGTCCTGATGCCCGACGGGGCCCTCAAAACTACGGGCTGGATGGACTTGACCGCGATGGACGAGACGTGGATCGTGCACAACCCTCTACCCAGCCAAGCGCACCAGAACCAACTTCGCGGCGCCTGGAGCAACTACGTCTCCACGCTTGATGACAAGGGCCGTCCGGTCGGCTTGTTCGGAAACCTGATGCAGCAGTACCTGTTGCGCATCGCCGCCCAGCGTTTTGGACCGCACTACGACGGCGGCACCGTGCAACTCGTCCAGCTGCGCTCTGCCAGTACGCCAATCGCGGCGCCTTCGTGGAGCAATCAGTACGTCGACACCACGACCGGTTATTTGGTGGAGCCGTGGTGGACCGTCAAGGCGGAGGACTTCAAGTGA